Genomic DNA from Lutibacter sp. A80:
AGATACGATTATATTGGGAATCCAGATTTAAAAAATGAAATTTCTTATGAAGTAAATGCTAGTGCTGGTATTAAAATTGAAAAAGGAAGCCTACAGGCCAAAGTAAACTATTTCTATATTAAAAATTATATTATAGGAAGAATTTTAAGCTTGGGAAGCCCTATGAATTATCAGTCTGTAGGAGTAAAAGGCTATACTTCGTTAGACAATGCTTCACTATTTAATTTCTCTTTAGATGCTAGTTATAATCTTCTGGATAATTTACATTGGAAAGGAACTTTAACCTATGCAAGAGGTTTAGATGATCATAAAAATAACTTACCATTTATTCGTCCTTTAAGTTATCAAACATCCTTGCATTTTTCATATCGTAATTTTGGGTTTTTAACGTCGTTAAATGGCGATTTTACACAGGCTAATTATAGTCCTGAATATGGAGAAGATGAAACTCTTTCTTACAAAAATTGGAATATTTCTGCAGATTACACCTTTTATATTAAAGATTATAAAACGGTATTTCAGGTGGGTGCAGAGAATATATTTAACGAGTATTATAGCACTTATGCCGATTGGGGAAATATACCAAGAATGGGACGTAATGTATTTACGTCTTTAAAAATAAATTTTTAAAAATAATAATTAAACAAACAATAATAAAAAATCGAAAACAATGAAAAATTTAAAAAACTTTATTTTATTAGCTATTTTATCAATTACATTTATAGCCTGTGAAGATGATGATATACCCGTAGCAAACAATGTAGTGTTAGAATTTAATAACACATTTAAAGGTACTACTATAGTGCTTGGTACCGATGCTACAACTGCAACTGTTAATACTTCAGAAGCAGGACAAACACATTATTTTTCTGAATTAAAATATGTGATTAGTAATATTAGACTTATAAATGCTGAAGGAATTGAAATTCCTTATAACGTTAACAATTTAGATAATGGTGCAACAGTTGTAGATCATTCTAAACCAGAAACATTACAGTATATTTTAAATAATATTCCAACTACAGAATACACACAAATAAAATTTGGCTTAGGAGTAAAAACGGAATTAAATACTTTAGATCAAGTAAGTTTTCCTAACTTTTATGCAACTGCAGGTGCAAATGATACTCAAATGCACTGGGAGTGGGGTACAGGCTACCGTTTTACAAAAATTGAAGGATTTTATGGTGAAGATAGCAATCAATTATCTTTTCACTCTGGTAGTACTGTAGAAGGAACTGAAGGAGATGAAAGTACTTATGTACCAGGTGTAGATGCTTATAGAGATATTACATTAAACTTACCAACAAATGTAATAGTTGGTAGTAATGCTCCTAAAATTAATATTGAAGTAGATTTTGATAAGTTGTTAAGTGGAGCAGCTAATACAATTGAGTTAGGTGTAGATAATGCAACTCCGAGTATTCATACAGCAAATAATATGGTGTTATTTGTAGATAATATTGGTGGTAATGGTTCAACTAATGTAACAGGAATGTTTTCTATTGAAAATGTAGAAAATTAACATTTAAATAGTTAGAGCCAACTATGTTTGTAAAATATAGTTGGCTCTTTTAAACAATCTCATAAAATTTATTTTAATGAAAATATTTATAAGAAATATTGCTATTTTACTGTTGTTAGTATCGTGTAACAACAATGACTATGAGATTATTTCTTATAATAATCCAGACTTAGTTCTTAATATTCCAGCAGGATTTCCAGAGTTAAATAATTCGGTGTATAGTAATTATCCTACAAAATATGGAGTTGAATTAGGTGAAAAATTATTTTTTGATAAAAAATTAAGTGCAGATAATACCATTTCTTGTTCTAGTTGTCATAAACAAGAAAATGCATTTGCAGATAGCAATGCAATAGGTATTGGAATTGAGGGTAGAGTAGGACTACGAAATGTACCTCCAATTCAAAATATGGCATTTATGCAAGTATATAATTGGGATGGTAATAAACGTCAATTAGAAAATCAACCATTGGTTCCTATTATAACTCACGAAGAAATGGATTCATCCATATTAGAAGTTATTGGTAAAATTGAAGCTGATAAGGATTATATTGAATTATTTAACAAAGCTTTTGGTGATGAAGCAATAACACCAGACAGAATATATAATAGCATTGCTCAATACGAATATATGCTCATTTCTGCCAATAGTAAATACGATAGTGTAAAAAGAAATGAAGGAGCGGTTTTTACAGAATCCGAAGCACAAGGTTATCAAATTTTTCAAGAAAAATGTGCAACTTGCCATAGTACCGAACTTTTTACGGATCAAAGTTTTAGAAATATTGGATTTCCAATAAACCCAAATATAGATGAAGCTGGAAGAGCAAGAGTTACTGGAGTTGAAGAAGATTATATGAGTTTTCGTGTTCCTACCTTACGTAATATAGAGCATACTGCGCCTTATGGTAGTTTTGGCCAATTTGCTACTTTAAAAGAAGTTTTAGATTATTTTGATAATGGTGTTTTAGATGCAGACAATTTAGACCCTGTTTTTAAAGATAATGGCAATAGAATTCCACTTTCTGAACAAGAGAAGTTAAATCTTATTTCATTTTTAAAAACACTAAATGACTCAGATTTTCTTGGGAAATAAATTGTAAGTATAACTTCTTAAATAACAAATGTAAAAATTAATTTAAAAAGATTGTACCATGAGAATTTAATCTGTATGGTCATATTTCACTACATTTGTAAGTGAATTTAAATACCTATAAATTAATGTCAGTACTATTAGAATTTGCCATGTTTCCAATGGATAAAGGTGAAAGTGTAAGTCAATATGTGAGTAAACTTATAAATATGATTCGTGAAAGTGGCGTTAAATATCAATTAACTCCAATGGGTACCATAATTGAAACCGAGACTATGCCTGAAGCTTTGGCCATTGTACAGCAATCTTATGATGTTTTAGAACCAGATTGCGACCGTGTGTATTCAACAATGACTATAGATGTTCGTAAAGGAAAAAGTAATTGCTTAACAGGAAAAGTTAAATCGGTTGAGAAATTAATAGGAGAAGTTAACAAATAATATTTTTAGCTATAGCTTAATTTTAATTTAAAGGTTAAATGGAAATGAATAATTTCATTTTTCATAGATAAAACTTTTATGGAGTAGTCTACTAATTTTGGCTTACTAATATTTTATATGTGAATACCTGTATTTTAGTTAAATGTGTTGACTAAATCTTGGTTTTTTACGTAAGTTACTAATTATGTGTTAGAATTTTTTTTTACGATTTTTACAATACGATTGTAAATAATTTCTGCTAAATTCCAGTTATATCCATTAAAGTTGGTTGTATTGTTAAATTGAATAATAACAGTATCTATATCTTTGTGGTATTCTGCTATACTTTGGTAACCAACAATTAAACCTGTATGTTTGTATTCGTAGACAGACGAATAAATTTCTTGTTCACCTTCGTTAAATACAGAACCATCATTTAATGCACGTAGAAAAATTCCTACATCTTCTGTTGTAGCAATCATTAAGCCAGAAAATTCATTTTTTAAATCCTCTTCAACTCCAACATAATATCCGCTCATTACGTCGTCTATATTTACTTCGTGTAGTGATCCGAATGTGTTTTTTAAGTTTAAAGGGATTAAAATTTCTTCTTTTATATATTGTTGATGGCTATATCCTAGAGTTTTATCAATAAGGTCTGAAATTAACATATAATTTGTGTTTGAATAACCATAATCTTCATTTGGTTGAAAATCTGCAGGTAAATCTAGCGCGTATTCAAGAGTTTCTTGTTTGTTTTTTGGTGGTTTAGACCAATAATCAGGGTGATCTACAAAGTTGGGTATACCACTTCTATGTTGTAGCATTAATTTTAAGGTTATTTTATCTGAATTTTGAATTCTTCCAGCAAGTTCAGGAAAGTAATCAGCCAATGTTTTATCTAAAGATAAGCGTCCATCTTTAACTAATTTTGTAGTAGCAACCGCAACATATAGCTTGGTAATACTAGCAATTTTAAATAAGGCTTGTGGGTATGCAGGTATTTTATTTTTGCGGTCGTGCCATCCAGCAGCATAGTATTCTGGCTGTTTTCCAGCTTGTTCAACATATACAATCATTCCATCAAAATCATAGTCTAAAGCTTTATTTACTTGCTCTTGAACTGTATTAGGCAGTGGTAAAATCCAAGCTTTTACCAAAATCCAAGGAACAAACCATAAAGAAGATATACTTGCAATAATAAATAGTATTCTTAGAATTTGTTTTATTTGTTTCTTTGCCATTATAATTTTGGGTTAATGTATTTAATAGTACTACTGCAAAAATTTAAAATGTAGAACAATTTAATAAAAATTGTGATCTTTTTATTGGAGAAAAAGATAAAATTATTATTTCTAATATTAGAATTAGCATTCATTAAATCTGTAAATAATAATAAGTGATTTAATAAAGAACATACATTAATTGGCTATAAAAAAGAACTTATAATTGAAGATATTGAAAAGTAAGGTAAAAAATACTGCTGTTAGTATGTATTTTGTTTCTTACTTATTACTAACTGATACAAAAAGTAATGTAATTAAAAATTGAAGTGTAGAGTTCTTAATTATGAATCTTATATTTAATAAAAAGTTATTGATTATACACTCTTTCTAAATTGAGTAGCTGTCATTCCTGTATTACGTTTAAAAAATTGATTAAAATTAGCAGCTTCATTAAAGCCTAATATTTCTGCTATTTCAGTAATCGTTTTATCCTTTTGGTTTAATAGTGTTTTTGAATATAAAATTTTATAATCAATTATTATTTTTTGAGCACTTTTACCGGTAGCTTTTTTTACACATTCTGAGAGGTAAATGGCACTAATATTCATCATTGAGGCATATTCTTTTACAGATAGAAATGTAGTATTGTTTGAAAGAATTTTCTGTTCAAATTTAGCAAGAATAATATCGTTACGATTCATACTTGTAATTCCCTCATTATTATGCGTTATTCTTTTGATTTTATAAAGTAAAACAAGTAATAGGTGTGTAATAATATTTAAATTATTCAATTTACCCGCTCTAGATTCTTCAAATATTTCTTTTGCCAATAATTCTATTCCTTTGAAATCTTCGTCATTCAATTGATACATGGGTAACGAGTGCAATTTGAAAAAAGGAAATTCATTTTGCACATCATATGAATTATTTAAATTTTCAAACAAAGAGGCTTTAAAATTAATAATGTAACCAATGTCATTATTTTTTTTCCCTTTTCGCTTATAATTTATAGTCTGAAAAGGTGAAACTATTGCCAACGTATTTTTTTTATTTTGAAGCGTTTGATTTCCAATCTGAATTGACACGCTAGTTCTATACAAAATTGCGATTTCAAAAAAACTTCTTTTATGTGGTTTTAAATAAATTTCATCAATTTTGTGGTCTTTCGTATTGTCGACTTCAATAGACCTTATATAAAAACTATTGGAATAATCGTCAACAGCTTCAGAACTATTAACAAAGTAGTCTTTTATATTATCAAATACCTGCATGTATTTATTTGTTTTTTGTAAAAATACACTTAAAACCTTAATTGTAATCTTTTTTACCGAAATAGTAATTCATAATTAAGTATTTCAACAGTCTATATTTGCATTATATTAAATAGTGATTATAGTAAATACGTAATTAGTTAATATCTATGAATTCAAAATATTCACTAAAAGACGGTCCTATATTTAAACTATTATTAGTTTATGCAGGTCCGGCTGTTTTAGGTCTTTTAATAAATGCTTTTTATAATATTGTAGACAGAGTATTTGTTGCAAAATACGTGGGAGCCGAAGGATTATCTGCCGTAACAATGGCTTTTCCTATTTCTCTTTTTCAATTTGGAATTGTACTTTTATTTGGAAGCGGAGCAGGAATATTTATATCTAAATATTTAGGTGAATCTAGACCTGAAAAAGCAGAAAAAGTTCTAGGAAATATGATTGCAGGTTTACTAATAATAGCTGTGATTTTTACTTTTGCAGGCCTACTATTATACAAACCTTTATTAAGTTTTTTAGGAGCAAGAGATGAACTATTTCAATTATCTGCTGAATATTTGCAAATAATAATTATTGGATTTCCACCTTCATTTGCTTTAGCTTTAGAGTTTACTTGCCGTGCTGAAGGAAACCCGCGTTTACCTGCAATTCTTATTTTAGTATCATCAGTAATAAACATTGTGTTAGATGTGGTATTTATGAAGTATTTAAATATGGGAATTAAAGGTGCCGCATTAGCAACAATTACGGCTGTAAGTGTAAATGCTGTTTTTATAATTAGATATTATATAAGTGGCAAAAGCGTGATAAAGTTTGCTTGGAAAAATATAAAACTTCAAAAGGAAGTAATTTTACCAGTTTTAAGTGTTGGTTTAGCTCCGTTTGTTATGGATATTTCTACAAGTATTCAAAACCTTATAGCTAATAGTTTGCTTCTTGAAACTGGAGGAACCTATGCAGTTGCAGCTATGGGAATTATTTTTAGTGTAAATATAATTTTTCTAATGACTGCTCTTGGAACAGGTGATGGTATGCAACCTCTTGTTAGTTTTAATGTTGGTGCGAAACGCCTTGATAGAAATAAAACAACATTAATGTATGCATTATTAATAGTAGGTTTAGTTGGTTTATTAGGAATCGTTCAAATTGAGTTATTTCCTGATTTTATTATAAATTTATTTATTAATGATAATGATGAAATTATAAGGATTACAGAAAAAGCCTTACAAATTTTCGCTATATCTATTCCTTTTTATATGATTCAGATAGTGCTTACTCGTTATTTTCAGGCGTTGCAATCAAATAAAACAGCTACATTTTTAGCACTGCTGCGTCCAATTTTACTTTTTGTACCTATAGTGTATTTTCTAAAGGGACTTTGGGGGTTAAATGGAATCTGGTTTTCGTTTTTATTTAGTGATTTTTTAGCAGTTCTGGTTTCTTTTTTAATGATGAAAAGAGTTTCTTATAAAAGAAAGAAAGTAATGTTAAAAATAGATTAATTTCATACTGCTGTCAAGTATTTTGATAAAATAAGTTAGTAACAAATTTATTTTTCAATACATAAGTAATAAATCTTTATTTATATAGATATATTGATGTGCAAGGTGTAATAAAGGTATGTTTTTTAGTTTACTTTATTATCTTTCAATTTCAAATTAAAACAACTCAGTTATTAGTTATATGTATATGCATATAAAATTAGTGTTTGTAAATAAATTATACGTTTTTACATATAATTTACTATATTTGTTTAAAATTATATTTAATTACATATAATGAAGACGCTTAAACAGTTTGTTAAAGAACGAAGAAAAGAAGTAAATCTAACTCAAGAAGAGTTTGCAGATAGAGCTGGTGTTGCTTTAACTGTAATCAGAAAAATAGAACAAGGGAAAACAAATTTAAACCTTGAAAAAGTAAATCAAGTTTTAAAAATGTTTGGGCATACATTAGTGCCAATAAGTGAAAAAGAACTAAATAATCAATTAGATGAGACAAGCTAATATTTTTTACAATACAGTTTATTGTGGGCTTTTAACTGAAACAAACGATGGAGATTATACGTTTCAATACGATAATGATTATATAAATAATTATCCAGAACAGTTTATCACATTTACAATGCCAGTTTCAGATACTGTTTATAGAGATAAAAGACTGTTTTCTTTTTTTGAAGGTTTAATACCAGAAGGATGGTTATTAAATATTGCATCAAAAAGTTGGAAAATTAATCCGAATGATAGAATGGGGTTATTGTTAGCTTGTTGTAAAAATTGTATAGGAGCAGTAAGTGTTGAACCAAAAATAAATAGTGATGAAGAATAAATGTCTGTATTGCTATAAAGAACTTAAAGGTGAAGTTGATTTTCATAAAAAGTGTAGTTTAGAATTTTTTGGTTCAGAAACTCCTCCAAAATTACCGTATTCATTAGTTCAAATGTCTGAATTAGCTAAAAGTGTAGTTGAAAGGAGTGTTGCTGTTCCAGGGGTGCAACCGAAATTATCTATGACATTAATAGAGGAGGAAAAACTAAAGTCGGATAAAAGGTTGACTGTTGTAGGTGCTTTAGGTGGTAACTTTATTTTTAAACCGCCGTCTGAAAATTTTGTTGAAATGCCAGAAAATGAACATTTAACAATGAGAATGGCAGAATTGTATGGAATTTCCGTTGTACCTTCTTCTTTAATTAGATTAGAATCGGGTGAATTATCATATATAACAAAACGTGTTGATAGGAGAGAGGATGGATCTAAAATTCATATGATAGATATGTTTCAAATTACCGAAGCTTTTGATAAGTATAAAGGCTCTATGGAACGTGTAGGAAAGGCGTTAGATTTGTATGCTTCAAATACATTATTAGATAAATTACGTTTTTTTGAATTGACAGTTTTTAGTTTTATAACTGGAAATAACGATATGCATTTGAAAAATTTTTCAATGATAAAAACTAATATTGGATGGAGTTTATCTCCAGCATATGACTTGTTAAATGTTACTATTGTAAATCCTGATGATAAAGAAGAGTTTGCCTTAACAATTGCTGGGAAAAAAAGAAAAATATCTGCTGAAATATTGACTCATTTTGGATTAGGTTTAGGTCTAAATTCTAAACAGATTAATAGTGTTTATAAGAGGTTTAAAAAACAAAAAGGTAAAGTGTTAAGCTTAATTAACTGTTCTTTTCTCTCTGAGGAGATGAAACAAGAATATATTAATTTATTAGAAGATCGATTTATGAAAATTATATTGAAAAAAGATAAATAGCATTATTATTAAAACAACTGAATTAATAGTACTACAATTATTTATTACTTACTAAGTTTTCAAAATCTAATTTAATAAATTCCTAAACCTTACCTTTATAATAATTTGGTTCAAAATCAATATCTGTTAATGAAAATCAACAATTTCTGATACTAATTGATCTTTAGAATAAGTGTAAGGGTTACTTTTAAGATAAAAACCTATCATTTTAGTTAACGTAAAAGTTTCTAATAATTCGTGTATATCCCAGAAGTCTTTTTTGCGACCACCTTATCCAATAACTTTAAATTTCATTGCAGCTATTTCTTCAATACTAGAAAGTTTAATAGTATCCTCATAAAACTTCTATCAATTCAAAAACTTTTTGCCCAATAATTTTAGATAAATCTCCGTTTTCATCTAGTACATTTACAAAACCTAATTTACATTTATGCATAATTGGATCGTTTGAATTTTCAAAAGCTCTATAGTTTCTGTTGTCATCATTCCCTGGATACAATAACATTACTTTTTCAGCATCCCAATACCTTCCGTAGGTATAAACTTGCCTTAAATCTTGAATACTTATATATCACCAAGTCTCCATATGGTGTCTATCACTATTATTTCAATTTATCCCTGTTCTACTCCTCTTCTCATCATATCAGCTATTTCTCTTAAAACATCTTCATCTTTTAAACCATCGAGTTTTTTCCTTAATTCATTAAATTCTTTACCCTTCAAATTATCTTGTATTAACTTTTTTAATTGAATTGCCCTTTCCTTATTAGAAACAGATGGTTTTATATCTGACCTTAAAATTGTTTCATCTTTTACAGACATGAAAGGTTCATAAAGTTTTTGATAACTTCGACCAATAACACCTTGAAATTGATATACATTTGGATTATTCTTTTCTTTTTTACCACCTTCCAATATATGTTCTTTGGAAATACCTGGGTATAAATCAATGTAAAAAATATTTTTAATGCCTAACTGAAAAGCTTTTTTTGAGCAAAGTTCACAAGGAGATGCTGTAGTAAATAAATTCCCTCCCATTAACGGCTGACCTCCATACTTAGAAATCTGCAACATTGCATTTTCTTCTGCATGTAATGATCTGGTATGGACCTGATTATCTTTTGCTTCATATGAATTATGAAAAGATTTAAAACAATAAGAACAAGGTCTTCCCTCTAATCTTTCTTCCAACCCTTTTATTTTTAGGAAATCTTTAGTTATTTTATCAATAAACTTTTCTCCATCCTTATACTTATGTTCAGTCTTACCCTGCTCAAAATTTGAAAACTCAGTTATATCTACAGCTCCTGTTAAATCTCTAATATCTCTCAATCCACAATGAATTTGACCTACTGGGACTTCATTCCAACCAATTCCTTTAACTGAATAATGTGAATCTGTAACAACTGCTCCTACCTGCCTTGAAATGCAACCTGAGTTAAGTTTTGCATTAAAAGCAATTTGCATAATTCTCTCTGGATAAGTTGGAGTAATTAACCCTGGTTGTTGAATTAAACTTATCAACTTCAGTGTTTGAAAAATAAAAGGTTGATATATATAATACTTATTATCTCCTTTATACTCTTTATTCTTTCTTTTTTTTAATTCTTCTTTATGATCTTTTAGTATATCATCAAACTTTAAATCTTCTTTAAAAACAATATGATA
This window encodes:
- a CDS encoding MbnP family protein, whose protein sequence is MKNLKNFILLAILSITFIACEDDDIPVANNVVLEFNNTFKGTTIVLGTDATTATVNTSEAGQTHYFSELKYVISNIRLINAEGIEIPYNVNNLDNGATVVDHSKPETLQYILNNIPTTEYTQIKFGLGVKTELNTLDQVSFPNFYATAGANDTQMHWEWGTGYRFTKIEGFYGEDSNQLSFHSGSTVEGTEGDESTYVPGVDAYRDITLNLPTNVIVGSNAPKINIEVDFDKLLSGAANTIELGVDNATPSIHTANNMVLFVDNIGGNGSTNVTGMFSIENVEN
- a CDS encoding cytochrome-c peroxidase, with product MKIFIRNIAILLLLVSCNNNDYEIISYNNPDLVLNIPAGFPELNNSVYSNYPTKYGVELGEKLFFDKKLSADNTISCSSCHKQENAFADSNAIGIGIEGRVGLRNVPPIQNMAFMQVYNWDGNKRQLENQPLVPIITHEEMDSSILEVIGKIEADKDYIELFNKAFGDEAITPDRIYNSIAQYEYMLISANSKYDSVKRNEGAVFTESEAQGYQIFQEKCATCHSTELFTDQSFRNIGFPINPNIDEAGRARVTGVEEDYMSFRVPTLRNIEHTAPYGSFGQFATLKEVLDYFDNGVLDADNLDPVFKDNGNRIPLSEQEKLNLISFLKTLNDSDFLGK
- a CDS encoding MTH1187 family thiamine-binding protein produces the protein MSVLLEFAMFPMDKGESVSQYVSKLINMIRESGVKYQLTPMGTIIETETMPEALAIVQQSYDVLEPDCDRVYSTMTIDVRKGKSNCLTGKVKSVEKLIGEVNK
- a CDS encoding serine hydrolase, translating into MAKKQIKQILRILFIIASISSLWFVPWILVKAWILPLPNTVQEQVNKALDYDFDGMIVYVEQAGKQPEYYAAGWHDRKNKIPAYPQALFKIASITKLYVAVATTKLVKDGRLSLDKTLADYFPELAGRIQNSDKITLKLMLQHRSGIPNFVDHPDYWSKPPKNKQETLEYALDLPADFQPNEDYGYSNTNYMLISDLIDKTLGYSHQQYIKEEILIPLNLKNTFGSLHEVNIDDVMSGYYVGVEEDLKNEFSGLMIATTEDVGIFLRALNDGSVFNEGEQEIYSSVYEYKHTGLIVGYQSIAEYHKDIDTVIIQFNNTTNFNGYNWNLAEIIYNRIVKIVKKNSNT
- a CDS encoding AraC family transcriptional regulator gives rise to the protein MQVFDNIKDYFVNSSEAVDDYSNSFYIRSIEVDNTKDHKIDEIYLKPHKRSFFEIAILYRTSVSIQIGNQTLQNKKNTLAIVSPFQTINYKRKGKKNNDIGYIINFKASLFENLNNSYDVQNEFPFFKLHSLPMYQLNDEDFKGIELLAKEIFEESRAGKLNNLNIITHLLLVLLYKIKRITHNNEGITSMNRNDIILAKFEQKILSNNTTFLSVKEYASMMNISAIYLSECVKKATGKSAQKIIIDYKILYSKTLLNQKDKTITEIAEILGFNEAANFNQFFKRNTGMTATQFRKSV
- a CDS encoding MATE family efflux transporter, which codes for MNSKYSLKDGPIFKLLLVYAGPAVLGLLINAFYNIVDRVFVAKYVGAEGLSAVTMAFPISLFQFGIVLLFGSGAGIFISKYLGESRPEKAEKVLGNMIAGLLIIAVIFTFAGLLLYKPLLSFLGARDELFQLSAEYLQIIIIGFPPSFALALEFTCRAEGNPRLPAILILVSSVINIVLDVVFMKYLNMGIKGAALATITAVSVNAVFIIRYYISGKSVIKFAWKNIKLQKEVILPVLSVGLAPFVMDISTSIQNLIANSLLLETGGTYAVAAMGIIFSVNIIFLMTALGTGDGMQPLVSFNVGAKRLDRNKTTLMYALLIVGLVGLLGIVQIELFPDFIINLFINDNDEIIRITEKALQIFAISIPFYMIQIVLTRYFQALQSNKTATFLALLRPILLFVPIVYFLKGLWGLNGIWFSFLFSDFLAVLVSFLMMKRVSYKRKKVMLKID
- a CDS encoding type II toxin-antitoxin system Y4mF family antitoxin, with amino-acid sequence MKTLKQFVKERRKEVNLTQEEFADRAGVALTVIRKIEQGKTNLNLEKVNQVLKMFGHTLVPISEKELNNQLDETS
- a CDS encoding HipA N-terminal domain-containing protein, coding for MRQANIFYNTVYCGLLTETNDGDYTFQYDNDYINNYPEQFITFTMPVSDTVYRDKRLFSFFEGLIPEGWLLNIASKSWKINPNDRMGLLLACCKNCIGAVSVEPKINSDEE
- a CDS encoding HipA domain-containing protein, with product MKNKCLYCYKELKGEVDFHKKCSLEFFGSETPPKLPYSLVQMSELAKSVVERSVAVPGVQPKLSMTLIEEEKLKSDKRLTVVGALGGNFIFKPPSENFVEMPENEHLTMRMAELYGISVVPSSLIRLESGELSYITKRVDRREDGSKIHMIDMFQITEAFDKYKGSMERVGKALDLYASNTLLDKLRFFELTVFSFITGNNDMHLKNFSMIKTNIGWSLSPAYDLLNVTIVNPDDKEEFALTIAGKKRKISAEILTHFGLGLGLNSKQINSVYKRFKKQKGKVLSLINCSFLSEEMKQEYINLLEDRFMKIILKKDK